The genomic segment GATTGGCCTCCTTGCTGCTCGGATTGATTCTGGTGATCCCCATGTTGGGCCATGCCAGTTGGCATGCCTACCGGGATTTGGTGCGCGTCGAGCCCTTGTCTGACGAGGCGCCTTGATGCTGGGTTTTTCTGAAGAACAGATTGCCACTTTCGGACTCACGTTCGGAGTCGGCGCCTTTATTCTCTACATGCTGTTCATCATTGCTCAGCTGGCTTGGGAGTCAAAAGCCGGAAAGTTTGGCACCTTTGTCCTGTTCCTGGGGCTTGCTTTCGGCATGGTGGGTTTTATCGCCAAATTCCTGATTCAGTGGTTTCTTACTTCCGCACTGTGAAGCCGCCTCAGGCACCGAGTACCCGGTTTTTACCGGCTCTTTTGGCAAGGTACATCGCCTGATCCGCACGGCGTATCGCCTCAGCCGGTGTTTCACTTTCGGTCATTTGGGCGACCCCGGCACTGAAGGTGATCAACACCTTCTCAGTACCGGCCAGAAAGAACCGTTTGGTCAATTCACGCTGCAGACGGGTCATAGCCTCGATTCCCTTGTCGAGCACCGTATCGGGCAGCAAGATCACAAATTCCTCGCCGCCGTAGCGGGCCAGAGTGTCTTGCGGTCGCATGCATTCACGCGCGACCGTGGCCAAATGGGTGAGCGCGATATCGCCCGTAGCGTGGCCCATCGTGTCGTTGAGCTTTTTGAAGTTATCAATGTCCAACAGTGCCACACTCAACACACTGGCATTCCGCTTGGTGGTTGACACCTCACGAATGAGCGCTTCGTCGAGGCCCTTGCGGTTCAAAGCCCCTGTCAACGCATCATGGCGAGCTTGCAGACTCACGCGGTCCAACTCTTTGTGCAGCTTGGCCAACTCGACTTCGGTTTGCTTGGCGCGCTCTTGCATGGCCCCCAGCTGTTCGCGCGATATCTGACTCTCTTGCGCCATACCGCGGGTAGTACCCACAACATCTTTCAAAACAGGCGCAATGTCTGACAAGTTTTTCGCTTGCTCAATCAAGCGTGCACTTTCTTCCAATTTGCCCTGAAAACTACCGGTGGATTGGGTCATCTGGGCCAAGCGCTCAATAAAGGTCGCCAGCATGGTACGCATTTCGTCCTGCGCCTCCAGCATTTTGAATTTGGCATCTTTTTGCTTGAAGATCACATCGTTGAGCAATCGCTCCAGCTCGTCGATCCGGCGCAAGCTCAGAGGTGGCGTAGACACACTGATCAAGGCATCCATCTGGCCTTTGAGCCATTGCTCATCAATGCTGAGTTCGCCGATATTGACGAACACCAGGTGCAAAAGCTTAAGTAAGCCATTGCGGATTTCTGCCTGATCTTCGGCTGCAAAAGACAAACGGTGACTGTATGCGGACAGCAAGTTTTTGAGGGTCAACGCCTCTGCCTTGGGATCGCGCATGGCTTGCAGCAACTGCTGTGTTTGCTCGCGGAATCGGGCATCATCAGTGTCAAGCGCAGGTTGTGCGTATTCGATCAAACGCGCTATCTGTACAAAAAACTCGCTGGTCAGCGCTGCCGGATTGGGGGTCGCGGCTCCAGTCGCATTCTCTGCGCCTGCCAGTGGAACACTGCCTGACGAATCTGTTGCCACCGTCGACACAAAACCACCATAGCCCACCAAGGCTGTTTTCACACCATCCCAACTCAAGCGATCAATCGCGTAGTCCAGCAAGGCCTTTTGCTTTTGCTGTCCGGGCGTTTTGAGTGGCAAGGACTGCGACAGATCCCGAAGGAAATCCGCCGGGAACGGTTGTATGGACGGAATGCCAGCGATCTCGTTGTAGACCGACTGGTAATTCGCAGGCGTAGGTACCAGCTTTCTGGCGGTGAGTTGCTTCAGCGTTTCTCTGGCAATTTCAAAAGAACGTTTTTCGACCATGCGCAATTCTCTCTTTGACTCACGCCTTTACCAAGCGGGACCTCATTGTCGTTCGAATGGATGGAGAGACATCTCTCCTCTTCGCCATTGTCACTCAGACCGCGAACCTTCGATGAGAATAACTCTGTGCATAAACTTCACAACAACTCAGAGTTATCCACAAAATTTTTGAAAAACTCAAAGTTATTCAAGCTTTGGGTACAACTCAAAAGCAGAGTCACGCACAAGAGTGAGAAGACCGTAAGTTATTGATTCATATAGTGAAAATTTGCTTATCCACAGAAGAGGTCAATCCTTATCTACTACTACTATTTTGAATTTAAAGAATTAAGACAATAGCAAGCAACTTTTTTTCCACTTTTTTGAGCTTGTTTTTTTTCACGAAAAAAACTTGTGTACATCTGAAATTTCGTGACTGAATCCGCTCAAACAGCACCATCGATCAAGTAAGATTTGCGTATTCGAATCCGTTCAGTACCTACAACCCTCCATGCCAGCTACTCCTGCAGCGCAAACGCGTCAGACGTTTGAAATCAAAAGCGCTCAAATGAATCTGGTCGCTTTGCTGGTGAAGTCCGCAAACTTGGAAGAGTTGTCAGAAGAACTCGCGAAAGCTTTTGGACCTTCAGGTGAAACGCCTGATTTTTTTGACAACGATGCGTTAGTCATTGATTTCTCACAGGTTCCCGACAATGAGCAGCCGCGGGATCTTGTGAAATTCACTGCATTTCTCAAAAGCTGTCGTTTGACGCCTGTTGCTGTCCGTGGGGGTCACCCTGCATGGAAAGAGTTCGGCCTGAAAGCCGGTTTAGCAGAAGCTGAACAAGACGTGCAACTGAGCAAACAAGTGGCCAGACCGGTAGCAGCCAAAGAAACCGTTATTCAGGAAGTGATCCGGGAAGTACCCGGGCCTTCAACGATGGTGGTCGACAAACCTTTGCGATCTGGACAAAAAGTCTATGCGAGAGGCTGCGATCTTGTGGTGTTGGCCATCGTCAACCAAGGCGCTGAAGTCGTTGCTGACGGTAACATTCACGTGTATGCCCCCTTGCGTGGTAAAGCCATGGCAGGTGCGCGTGGAAACACCAAAGCGAGAATTTTTGCTTTGCAATTGGAACCTGAGCTGGTGTCTATCGCCGGGGTGTACCGCACCAGCGAGAATCCCTTACCCAAAGACATCCACGGGAAAACCGCCCAGATTCGCTTGAGCGAAGATGGGCAAGAAAAATTACTGATTGAAGCCCTCAAGGCTTAACGTTCCACACCTTTTGAAAGATTAGCTTTTCATGACCAAGATCATTGTTGTCACATCAGGTAAAGGGGGCGTTGGAAAGACAACGACCAGCGCAAGTTTTGCAACAGGTCTGGCGATGAGGGGCGCAAAAACAGCGGTTATTGACTTTGATGTGGGTTTACGGAATCTGGATCTGATCATGGGTTGTGAACGCCGCGTGGTGTACGACCTGATCAATGTGATCCAGGGAGAAGCGAACCTGAATCAGGCGCTTATCAAAGACAAGCAGTGCGACAACCTTTACATCCTGGCAGCTTCGCAAACCCGGGATAAAGATGCACTGACCCAGGAAGGCGTAGAAAAAGTCCTGAAGGATTTGTCCGCTTTGGATTTCGAATTCATCGTGTGCGATTCACCCGCCGGTATTGAAACCGGTGCACTCATGGCTATGCATTTTGCCGATGAAGCCTTGGTGGTTACCAATCCTGAAGTGTCTTCTGTCCGGGATTCCGATCGTATTTTGGGAATGTTGTCGAGCAAGACCAAACGCGCCATGGAAGGCGGAACGCCCATCAAAGAGCATTTGCTGATTACCCGCTACAACCCTGCGCGAGTCGATCAGGGACAAATGTTGTCCTTGGACGATATCCAGGACATCTTGCGTATTCCTTTGATCGGCGTTATCCCTGAGAGCGAGTCTGTTTTGCAGGCATCGAACCAAGGTGTTCCTGCCGTCCACATGCAAGGCAGTGATGTGTCAGAGGCTTACAAAGACGTGATTGACCGTTTCTTGGGCACTGACAAGCCGATGCGTTTTACAGAAGCACCCAAACAAAGTCTGCTGAAACGCTTGTTTGGAGGCAAGTAAGGCCATGTCACTTCTTTCCTTTTTGCTTGGTGAAAAGAAAAAAACAGCAAGTGTTGCCAAAGAGCGTTTGCAAATCATTCTTGCCCACGAGCGCAGCGGCCGCAATGCGGCCGAACCGGATTACCTGCCTGCATTGCAGCGCGACTTGGTCGCCGTTATCAGCAAATACATCCATATCAATCCGGATGACATCAAGGTACATCTGGAGCGCCAGGACAATCTTGAGGTTTTGGAAGTCAAGATCGAACTGCCTGACGCTCGTTAAGCGATTCAGGTCACCGGCAGCGCAGTTCTGTCGATGACGCGGCGCAAGACAAAACTGGAGTGCACACCGGTAACGCCGTCGATACGGGTGAGCTTGTTGAGCAGCAAGGCTTGGTAATGGTCCATGTCCTTGACGGCGACTTTGATCTGGTAATCCGCATCCTGTCCGGTGATCAACAGGCACTCCAACACTTCCGGCAGGACTGCAACACTGGCTTCGAAGTTGGCAAAACGCTCCGGTGTGTGCCGATCCATGGAAATGTGGACGAGCGCTATCAGTGATAGACCCAGCTTTTTCGCGTCCAGCATCGCCCTGTATCCCAGAATCAAACCAGACTCTTCCAAAGCGCGGACGCGTCTCAAACACGGTGATGGAGACAAACCAATGCGGTCCGCAAGGTCCTGATTGGCAATACGGCCATCTACTTGGAGAATTTCCAAAATTTGCTGGTCATAGCGATCGATATTCATTGGATTCCAATTTTTCATTGATTATTGAAATATTGTGCCATTAATACGCGAAATCTCTGCAATTACGCTATAACCTGACTCACCCTCAGTTTTACACTTTAGCCATGGATTGAACAACGATCCTGTTGAACGAAGTGATCCGATCAAGATCGCTTATTCGGGAAATCCGCAAACCGGATGACCCATAAAAAATGCCCTGACCTCCACCCGGAGTCAGGGCATTTTTTTCGCCGCTAGGATGTCAGCATGACTGAACAAGCTCCTTACCAAACAGTTTTGCAAAATCTACTGTTTCAGCAACGGGTTGCCGCCTTGGGGACCGTGGACGAACACGGGGATCCACAGGTATCGATGGTGCCGTTTGCCTTGGATCGCGAAACGGGTCATTTGGTCATCCATGTGAGTACCTTGTCCACGCATACAGCCAACTTGAGAAAACAAGCATCAGCTGGTTTGATGGTCATGCAGCCAGAACAAGCCGGCACAGGGGTTCATGCGCTGCCACGCGTATCACTGCAATTGGAAGCTCGTTTTGTGGACCGCGATGCAGCACTCTATGAGAAAACGAAAGAGATCTATACCTCTCGGTTTCCGGACATGGCATTCATGACCGATTTCGCTGATTTTTCATTGGTACGTCTGGTTCCACGATCCGTACGCCTGATTTCAGGCTTTGGAGCAGCCCGAGCAATAGAACTCTCGCAATGGATGGGCGTTGTAGCCTCAGATTAGGCTTGTTCAATAAACTTGACCATCACTTTGGCAAAGTCCTGGCCTTCGTGCCCGTGCTCTAGGCTTTCCATACTCTCTGCGTAATGGGCTTCGCCCAAGACGTGTTTGCGTTTATTCAGCAGATAGGCGCTGTAATCTTCCACAAACTCCGGATGCGGCTGTATGCACAATACTTCATTTCCTTTTGCATACGCAGCAATCGGGCAGCGGTCACTGCTGGCCAGGAGGCGGGCACCCTCCGGCAGTTCCAGAACCTGGTCTTGATGGCTTGCCAACAAGGCAAACTGCTCCCGGCCACTAGCTGCGAAATCCGCGTCATGCCATTGATAGGTGTTGCGACCAGTCACCCAGCCTTGGGGAGCTCTTGCCACCTTAGCTCCAAGACAATAAGCAATTAATTGATGGCCAAAACAGATACCCAGCAATTTGGTGTCGGTCTTCAGGAGTTCGGTCACCCGACGACGCAGCTCGACGACCCAAGCTTCATCAGAAAATGAATCGGCTTTGCTGCCAGTTAGCAAGACAGCGTCGTAATCGTTAAAAGAGGCAGGGTATTGCTGGAGGGGGGTGCTGAAATGATCCATCGCCCAGTCTGTTGCGCCCGCCTGACGCAAAACCTTTTCCAGCATCGCACCGTAGCTACGATAGGTTGGAACCAGTGCTTCGTCGATTGTGTCGTTGTCCAGAATACAAATTTTCATCATCTCGCCTGTCGCTGTTTCACTAAGAAAACCACACCCAATCGGCCGGGAATCCCCGCCGAATATCGCTTTTGAGCGCTCCATGCTACATTAGCGAGTCGCCAAAAAGCGATTGGCAGTGTGAATGCGTGATGCAAAAACACAATTCTCCCGGCTGTGGAGAGTCCAATCCGGCTCCAATAAAGCCACTTGCAGCGATAGATTCCACAAAACGGCAGTTTTTCTCCTCGTGAGCAACTTGCCTCTGCTGTGGCCAGCGTGTTTGTATTTTATTGATTCAGAACCGAAATTAGATTGACGATTTGCATCCAGTCATCACCGGCAAACACCGCATTGTTGCCCGCATCCAGTCACATTGTGTTGGAAGGCAGCTGCACAAGCACCGATCGTGAGCGTTAACGCATCTACCGATCGAATCATGCGCAATCACGACAAATTTTTCACGCTGGATGCAACTGCAGTCGCTGCAATCGCATCAGGCAATCATGGGGTTCTGGCCTTGTCGGTCCCCGGTAATACATAAGTTCAGAGGACGTTATATGGCTAAAGAAGATCTGATTGAAATGATGGGCGTAGTGAACGAAGTTCTGCCCGATACGCGTTTTCGCGTGACTCTGGATAATGGTCACCAGCTGATCGCTTATTCGGCGGGCAAGATGCGCAAGAACCACATCCGCATTTTGGCGGGTGACCGTGTGTCCCTCGAGTTGTCTCCTTACGACCTGAGCAAGGGTCGTATCAACTTCCGCCACATCGAAGGCCGCGGCCCGATGACCCCACGTCGCTGATCAGCGCAAAAGGAACCGGCCGCAAAGCGCTTTTTAGTGCGTCCAAGCCGGTACTTCAGTTCTCTTGCGTCTCCGCCAATTTTGATTGGTGGAGGAGTGCAAAAGCATGAATTTGCATGGGCCCTCGCCCATGCTCGACCGGGTGCAATGCCTTGGTCTACGGATTCTGGGCTACGTTCACCGTAGAAACTCCTGTTAAATTTGCTCCTGATTTGATAGCATCCTGCGCAGATTTCATGAGCGCTAGAACCCGATTTGGCTCATAACTTGAAGGTTGCCACTACCTGTACCAGGTCATTGGCCTGACTCTTCAAGCTGCTGGCTGCGGCCGCCATTTCCTCCACCAAGGCGGCGTTCTGTTGGGTAGCTTGGTCCATCTGGGTAACCGCTTCTCCAACTTGGGAGACACCGGCACTCTGCTCAGAGCTCGCCGCGCTGATGGCTCCCATGATGTCGGTCACCCGGCGGATGCTGCTGACGACTTCGGTCATGGTCTCGCCAGCCTTGTCCACCAGGCTGCTGCCCTGCTCTACCCGTTCCACACTGGCGTTGATCAGGCTCTTGATTTCTTTCGCGGCTTCGGCGCTGCGGCCGGCGAGTAAACGGACTTCGGAAGCTACCACCGCAAAGCCTCTTCCCTGCTCACCGGCCCTGGCCGCTTCGACTGCGGCGTTCAGGGCCAGGATGTTGGTCTGGAAAGCGATGCCGTCAATCACGCTGATGATGTCTGCAATTTTGCGGCTGGACTCGTTGATGCCTTTCATCGTCTCCACCACTTGGCCCACCACTTCGCCACCTTGAATAGCCACGGTAGACGCATTCATGGCCAACTGATTGGCTTGGCGGGCAGAGTCGGCGTTTTGTTTGACGGTGGAGCCGAGTTCTTCCATGGAAGCTGCGGTTTCTTCCAAGGCGCTGGCTTGTTGTTCGGTACGTGCACTCAGATCGTGGTTACCTTGGGCAATTTCAGAACTGGCGGTGGCGACAGATTCGGAGCCCGAACGCACTTGGTAGACGACGCTGGCCAGTTTGGCTTGCATGCGCTGTAACGCAGCCAGCAGTTGGCCTGTCTCGTTCATTGAATCTACGGTAATGGTTTTAGACAAATCCCCATCTGCGATGTTGTCAGCCAAATCGATCACCGTCGATATGGGCCTAGTCACCGACTTGGTGACCCATAAGGTGGCGAAAACTGCAGCAATCGCACCCACCAGCAAGGCCGTGAGCATGGAAACGCGCGCGGTATGGAAGCTTTTCTCGGTTTTGCTGCTGGCACTCGTCGCACCGGTTTGGTTGTATTCCGAGATCTTTTTGGTTGTGACGATGATCTTGTCAAACAAGACTTTCCCATCCCCTTCCAGCAGCTTGCGGGCCGGGAACTTTTCGCGTTTGGTGGACATATCCATCAGCTGCGCGTGAAGTGCCTGATACGCTTTCCAATCGGTTTCCAAAGCAGCGAACAGGGCTTTTTCCTCAGGTTCGTTCACCAGCTTGCCGTATTCCTGGCGTGTGGCCTCGACGGTCGCTACTGCTTGCGAAGCCAACTTGTCGATGCGTTCCATGG from the Rhodoferax potami genome contains:
- the minD gene encoding septum site-determining protein MinD, which translates into the protein MTKIIVVTSGKGGVGKTTTSASFATGLAMRGAKTAVIDFDVGLRNLDLIMGCERRVVYDLINVIQGEANLNQALIKDKQCDNLYILAASQTRDKDALTQEGVEKVLKDLSALDFEFIVCDSPAGIETGALMAMHFADEALVVTNPEVSSVRDSDRILGMLSSKTKRAMEGGTPIKEHLLITRYNPARVDQGQMLSLDDIQDILRIPLIGVIPESESVLQASNQGVPAVHMQGSDVSEAYKDVIDRFLGTDKPMRFTEAPKQSLLKRLFGGK
- the minE gene encoding cell division topological specificity factor MinE, with the protein product MSLLSFLLGEKKKTASVAKERLQIILAHERSGRNAAEPDYLPALQRDLVAVISKYIHINPDDIKVHLERQDNLEVLEVKIELPDAR
- a CDS encoding glutamine amidotransferase-related protein, producing MERSKAIFGGDSRPIGCGFLSETATGEMMKICILDNDTIDEALVPTYRSYGAMLEKVLRQAGATDWAMDHFSTPLQQYPASFNDYDAVLLTGSKADSFSDEAWVVELRRRVTELLKTDTKLLGICFGHQLIAYCLGAKVARAPQGWVTGRNTYQWHDADFAASGREQFALLASHQDQVLELPEGARLLASSDRCPIAAYAKGNEVLCIQPHPEFVEDYSAYLLNKRKHVLGEAHYAESMESLEHGHEGQDFAKVMVKFIEQA
- the infA gene encoding translation initiation factor IF-1, which translates into the protein MAKEDLIEMMGVVNEVLPDTRFRVTLDNGHQLIAYSAGKMRKNHIRILAGDRVSLELSPYDLSKGRINFRHIEGRGPMTPRR
- a CDS encoding HugZ family protein, with product MTEQAPYQTVLQNLLFQQRVAALGTVDEHGDPQVSMVPFALDRETGHLVIHVSTLSTHTANLRKQASAGLMVMQPEQAGTGVHALPRVSLQLEARFVDRDAALYEKTKEIYTSRFPDMAFMTDFADFSLVRLVPRSVRLISGFGAARAIELSQWMGVVASD
- the minC gene encoding septum site-determining protein MinC; protein product: MPATPAAQTRQTFEIKSAQMNLVALLVKSANLEELSEELAKAFGPSGETPDFFDNDALVIDFSQVPDNEQPRDLVKFTAFLKSCRLTPVAVRGGHPAWKEFGLKAGLAEAEQDVQLSKQVARPVAAKETVIQEVIREVPGPSTMVVDKPLRSGQKVYARGCDLVVLAIVNQGAEVVADGNIHVYAPLRGKAMAGARGNTKARIFALQLEPELVSIAGVYRTSENPLPKDIHGKTAQIRLSEDGQEKLLIEALKA
- a CDS encoding Lrp/AsnC family transcriptional regulator, whose product is MNIDRYDQQILEILQVDGRIANQDLADRIGLSPSPCLRRVRALEESGLILGYRAMLDAKKLGLSLIALVHISMDRHTPERFANFEASVAVLPEVLECLLITGQDADYQIKVAVKDMDHYQALLLNKLTRIDGVTGVHSSFVLRRVIDRTALPVT
- a CDS encoding DUF2788 domain-containing protein, with amino-acid sequence MLGFSEEQIATFGLTFGVGAFILYMLFIIAQLAWESKAGKFGTFVLFLGLAFGMVGFIAKFLIQWFLTSAL
- a CDS encoding methyl-accepting chemotaxis protein, translating into MTMKDMKISTRLMAVMGGLTALLVAVVVLAISQMQAMRHDTTAITTNWLPTIGLVGDLKAGLADLRAWESQHVLNTDEGAMERIDKLASQAVATVEATRQEYGKLVNEPEEKALFAALETDWKAYQALHAQLMDMSTKREKFPARKLLEGDGKVLFDKIIVTTKKISEYNQTGATSASSKTEKSFHTARVSMLTALLVGAIAAVFATLWVTKSVTRPISTVIDLADNIADGDLSKTITVDSMNETGQLLAALQRMQAKLASVVYQVRSGSESVATASSEIAQGNHDLSARTEQQASALEETAASMEELGSTVKQNADSARQANQLAMNASTVAIQGGEVVGQVVETMKGINESSRKIADIISVIDGIAFQTNILALNAAVEAARAGEQGRGFAVVASEVRLLAGRSAEAAKEIKSLINASVERVEQGSSLVDKAGETMTEVVSSIRRVTDIMGAISAASSEQSAGVSQVGEAVTQMDQATQQNAALVEEMAAAASSLKSQANDLVQVVATFKL
- a CDS encoding sensor domain-containing diguanylate cyclase yields the protein MVEKRSFEIARETLKQLTARKLVPTPANYQSVYNEIAGIPSIQPFPADFLRDLSQSLPLKTPGQQKQKALLDYAIDRLSWDGVKTALVGYGGFVSTVATDSSGSVPLAGAENATGAATPNPAALTSEFFVQIARLIEYAQPALDTDDARFREQTQQLLQAMRDPKAEALTLKNLLSAYSHRLSFAAEDQAEIRNGLLKLLHLVFVNIGELSIDEQWLKGQMDALISVSTPPLSLRRIDELERLLNDVIFKQKDAKFKMLEAQDEMRTMLATFIERLAQMTQSTGSFQGKLEESARLIEQAKNLSDIAPVLKDVVGTTRGMAQESQISREQLGAMQERAKQTEVELAKLHKELDRVSLQARHDALTGALNRKGLDEALIREVSTTKRNASVLSVALLDIDNFKKLNDTMGHATGDIALTHLATVARECMRPQDTLARYGGEEFVILLPDTVLDKGIEAMTRLQRELTKRFFLAGTEKVLITFSAGVAQMTESETPAEAIRRADQAMYLAKRAGKNRVLGA